The sequence tccGAAAATATAATCTTATCTTATCTTATCTTATTAAAGTAAAAACACATTTAAGTTAAATTTGATATTTCATTAAACATGTATCCATGGGTAAAATAATCGAAGAAGTAAAAGGCTATGCATAGGCGATCTATGAAGGTTTTATTGTCCCCATTTAATCAAAACCGAAAAAGACACAAAAGTTAATGGAACAGAGACAAACACAATGTGGAACCCTTCACCATTATCAACCATTTTTCATCACAACAATTAAATTTCCCTTTTCATTCTCcatttaataatttatttatttttgtaatttttaaaTCCCATTTGCATTTCATTCCTGTGGAAGAAGAAAAATAAGGTAACAATCTCAAAACCCCTTCTCAAAGACAAATCTTTCTTGATTTTTACATCTGTTTTGACTCGGTTTCTTGATTCTCGCTTCATGGGTAATCCAAAGTTTTAATCTTTTTATCTAATTTGCATTATGTAATCCCTGTCGTCATCATTCCTCAAATGGGTTTTCAATTTTACGTTagtttaatttatgttacatttatcAATGCGTATATTTACTAACGAAAAGATTCAGTGGCGTTGGATCTAGATCCACGACAGAtatgttaattttattgattatatcattgttattataataatgattaaatgattaaataattaaaaattaatgaTTATTTGTAATAATTTGTTACAATTAGCTGTTGGAATATATATAATTGCTTTTACACTGATTTGGGTTGCTGTGATATCTTTTATTGGGGTTTTaattgtttaccttttttttttaattatatatgtTAGGTATGTATGTATGTTCATTGATGAGGGAATAAGGCACATTGCAGATTCTTAGGGTTTAAAGGGAGTTGCTTTCTTGTTGGTGGTGACATTTATGGATTGAAAAAATTGTACTTTATACAATCATGGTTAGTTCATATGAGGAAGATGAATATCGATTTTTCGATGCTCAAGATAGCATCAGTATCGGGTCAATGGACCGATGTTCTGAGCCGGATAATGATTTAGAGACTAATGAGTATCAGTATGATGTTTGGGCTATGGCCCCTACAAGTGTTCACCAAAGGAAGAACACTTTTCTTAAATTAATGGGTTTAAGTTATGAAGATCAAGTTAATGAAGACAATGCGATTGTTGAGGTGATCGAAGATAGGATCGCTCAGACAAGTGGAACTGTGTTAAGAACAGCTATCGAAGAAGAAGATTCTTCGTTAAGTACATCTAATTCGTGTTCCCCAAGAATTCAAGATTCTGATGATGAAGAAAATGTAGTTAAGTTAATGACCCGATCAGAAGTTGTGTCGGCCCCAGTGATTCAGAAACTTGTAGATAGACACATTAAGGTTGCTGACTCTATGTCTAAAACGATGAACAGAGTAAAGGGTCAATTTTTAGGTAGTTTAAGGTCAATGGCAAGTAATATTGCTCATAGGAATGGAAGCAATGGTAGTTCTAAGTCTCTTGAAAACGGGTCGACCCATTGGGCGAAAGTGAAACGGGTCAGAGTACATCAAAATAAGAAGAGATTGAAAGAATTGTCTGCTGTATTTATTGGTCAAGATATTCAAGCCCATCAAGGTTCAATTTTGACCATGAAATTTAGTCTTGATGGGCGGTATCTTGCTAGTGCTGGTGAAGATGCAGTTGTTCGGGTTTGGAAAGTTGTGGAAGATGAAAGATCGAATGAGATTGATATCCCAGAAGTCGACCCGTCTTGTTTATACTTCAGTGTGAATAATCTTTTCGAATTAGCACCTTTGATGGCTGAAAAACAGAAAATTAGCAAGCTGAAAAGCTTGAAAAAGACCAAATCTTCCGCTTGTGTTATCTTCCCTCCTAAAATATTTCGTATATTGGAGAAGCCCGTTCACGAGTTTTGTGGACACAAAGGGGACGTCCTTGATCTCTCTTGGTCCAAAGATAATGTAAGTAAAGTAGATACTTATTGACTTAGGTCTTATTTCTTTACgcccgctgattttttttttactGCAGACTGTTTGTTTTTCTAAAGACATAAGATAAAAATAATGGCTTCTTTTGTCTGCAAGTCTATagacttagaaatatgcttctCACTGTTGCTGACACAAAAACAAAAAGTCTTTGTGTTGCAGATCTTCATAAAAAAACATCTTAAAAACATCTTTAGACACAGATCTTCATTAAAAAAACATCTTAAAAACAATTATTACATAATTATAATGTAATTCTTTTGGTACCGTGTGACTGAAATTACTCATGTTTTTGGCTTTTATTCTTGTAGCTTCTTTTATCATCATCGGTGGATGAAACTGTTCGATTATGGAGAGTTGGGAGTGATTGTTGCCTTAAAGTCTTCCGACACAATAACTACGTGACATGTGTTCAGTTCCAGCCTACGGACGAAAATTATTTTATAAGCGGTTCGATTGATGGAAAAGTTAGGATTTGGTCGGTGTCTGGTTGCCAGGTTGTCGATTGGATCGACGTACGAGAAATAGTCACCGCTGTAGCTTATAGTCCTGATGGAAAGGTTCGACTTTTTTCCTTTTTCTGTTTATTCAATGTGAATGTAAATACGTTACTAATAAAACTCAGTTTTCTTGTTTCAGGGTGGTGTTATTGGATCCATAACTGGCTGTTGCAATTTCTTTAGCATATCAGGTAACACTCGTTTTTGATCAGTCATCAATTCATCATAATGTATGTCTCAGTTTCTTGATGGTCAAAGTAACTCTTTTGTGCCTTATATTTTATTTTCAGGAAACTGCTTCCAGTTAGAAGCTTCGGTTTTGTTAAATAGTAAAAAGAAGTCACCTTGCAAGAGGATAACTGGCTTTCAGGTATATGTTCTTGGTTTCGGTTCAGTGGTTGGCTAAATTTAGTAATCGGTGTGACTGAATTGCTTTGAAATTAATTTCTATTTCTTAAAAAACATCTAAAAGACAATTTCATCTGTAGTTTGTTTTCAGTTTGTCATTTCAATAACAATATCGTTTTATACGTTTTCGGACTGTTATAAATAAAAGTTACATAACCTGAATCAACTAATCCACAAGTAagggtgtgtttgattaccttttaATTAAATGGTTTAGTGCTTCGGCGCGTTTGTTGTAGACCTCCGAATGACATATGGTGTTGAATGGCTAAGCATTTTCAGTGTTGAACCATTTAAAGTCGAAATattctcttaaccattaagcacttaaattttatgtaatattgtcTTTCAATTATATCAAGAAGACTATATTGTTAATAACTATATTGTTTTTTAGTTCAGGCAAAAGGTTAATAAATTGATTTTACATTATTCACATTGTTCATTAAAAATGATTATCAGTTCAATTATATCAAGAAGACTATATTGTTAATAACTATATTGTTTTTTAGTTCAGGCAAAAGGTTAATAAATTGATTTTACATTATTCACATTGTTCATTAAAAATGATTATCAGGTTATTgtcattcaaaataattaatttcaTTCAAAACCTTTGAATTATTCAGATACGCACCCTAAATGTGTCGAAACTACCAGATCAAATTTAGTTGTGAATACTAATTCGCATTCCCTTTTACAGTTCTGCCCACATGATTCAAGTAAAGTTATGGTCACTTGTGCCGATTCCCACGTCAGAATTCTTGATGGTCCCACCGTTATCGGCAAATTCAGAGGCCAACGAAATGCTGGAAATCCATTTTGTGCGTCGTTCACTTCTGACGGGAAACATATAGTTTCAGCGAGCGAGGACTCCAATGTATATGTTTGGAACTTTGAAGGACCTTCCAGTTTTCGACAAAAAACAGT comes from Rutidosis leptorrhynchoides isolate AG116_Rl617_1_P2 chromosome 4, CSIRO_AGI_Rlap_v1, whole genome shotgun sequence and encodes:
- the LOC139841739 gene encoding uncharacterized WD repeat-containing protein C3H5.08c-like, which codes for MVSSYEEDEYRFFDAQDSISIGSMDRCSEPDNDLETNEYQYDVWAMAPTSVHQRKNTFLKLMGLSYEDQVNEDNAIVEVIEDRIAQTSGTVLRTAIEEEDSSLSTSNSCSPRIQDSDDEENVVKLMTRSEVVSAPVIQKLVDRHIKVADSMSKTMNRVKGQFLGSLRSMASNIAHRNGSNGSSKSLENGSTHWAKVKRVRVHQNKKRLKELSAVFIGQDIQAHQGSILTMKFSLDGRYLASAGEDAVVRVWKVVEDERSNEIDIPEVDPSCLYFSVNNLFELAPLMAEKQKISKLKSLKKTKSSACVIFPPKIFRILEKPVHEFCGHKGDVLDLSWSKDNLLLSSSVDETVRLWRVGSDCCLKVFRHNNYVTCVQFQPTDENYFISGSIDGKVRIWSVSGCQVVDWIDVREIVTAVAYSPDGKGGVIGSITGCCNFFSISGNCFQLEASVLLNSKKKSPCKRITGFQFCPHDSSKVMVTCADSHVRILDGPTVIGKFRGQRNAGNPFCASFTSDGKHIVSASEDSNVYVWNFEGPSSFRQKTVRSYECFSAGASVALPWSGLKVQTNPLPPCYFSLGRDYFLESGPKGSATWPEEKLPSDMMMTSPLCKSRYKFFKSSCQSSYNCHTWGMVIVTAGWDGRIRSFLNYGLPVTV